The segment TGAACTGTACAAAGGCATCATTGACGATCAGGCAAGAGGTGTGTTCAACGGAAAGATTTATGTGCGACAAGCAGCACAAAAAACGAATGCTTTTCAGTCAAATGGTAACATTTTGTTGTCCGATACTGCAACTATTAATACCAAACCTCAGTTGGAAATCTGGGCAGACGATGTGAAATGTTCACACGGATGTACCACTGGACAGCTGGATGAAGAGGCAATCTTCTACCTCAGAGCAAGAGGAATCGACAAGGCCAAAGCCAAGTCAATGATACTCTTGGCAAATGCCGCAGAAGTAATTGAGCATATCAACCTGGGATGGTTGAAAATGGAAATTACAGACAAAGTAATGGATAGGTTGCACGTAGATTAAATTGAGTTATGGTCGAGACAGCATTGAATATTGAAGAAATAAGAAAGGAATTTCCCATTCTGCATCAGCAGGTCAATGGAAAACCATTGGTGTATTTTGACAATGCGGCTACTTCTCAGAAGCCTCAATCTGTGATCGATGCCTTGACTCATTACTACAATACAGACAATGCCAACATCCACAGAGGGATTCATACTCTAGCAGAAAGATCTACCACAGCATTTGAAAATACACGCAAGGCAGTAGCCAAATTCTTGAATAGCAGAGAGGTAGAAGAAATAATTTTTACCAAAGGTACGACCGAAGGTATCAATTTGGTAGCGGCAACTTTTGGACGGAAGTTCATCAAAGATGGGGATGAAATCATCATTTCAGCTCTCGAACATCACTCCAATATCGTGCCGTGGCAGATCTTGTGTGAGGAAAATGGCTGCACGCTCAAAGTCATTCCAGTCAATGACAAAGGGGAGCTTTTGATGGATGAGTATGACAAGTTATTGTCCGACAAGACCAAATTGGTGTCTGTCAACTACATCTCCAATGCACTAGGTACCATCAATCCAGTCAAAGAAATCATTGACAAAGCACACAAAGTAGGGGCGAAAGTGTTGATAGATGCGGCGCAAGCTGCACCGCATGCGACGCTCGATGTGCAAGCCTTGGATTGTGATTTCCTCGCATTCTCCGCGCACAAAGTGTACGGACCCACGGGGGTCGGAGCTTTGTATGGCAAGAGAGACTTGTTGGAGGCTATGCCTCCCTACCAAGGAGGAGGAGAGATGATCAAAGACGTGAGCTTTTCAGGCACGACTTACAATGATATCCCTTACAAATTCGAAGCAGGGACTCCCAATATTGGTGAAGTGATCGCGCTAAAGGCAGCATTGGATTTTGTCAACGAATTGGGATTGGAAAATATTGCAGCGTACGAACACGAGTTGCTGGAGTATGCCAATGAATTGTTAGCAGATGTTGATGGATTTATTCCTGTTGGTACAGCTGACAACAAGGCTAGTGTGATCTCATTCTTGATTGAAGGCGTTCATCCTTTTGATTTGGGTCAGATTCTGGATGCGAAAGGCATTGCTGTGAGAACGGGACATCATTGCGCACAGCCTTTGATGGAAAGATTTCAGATCGAGGGAACTGTAAGGGCGTCTTTTTCTGTTTACAATACCAAAGAAGAAATAAAGTATTTTGTGGAGGCGCTCAAAGCGGCCATTAAAATGTTTAAATAATATGGCAACTATCAACGCGATACAAGAATCAATCATAGAGGATTTTGGGATGCTGGATGGGGATATGGAAATGACCATTGGTTATATCATGGAGCTGGGAGCCAAGCTACCAGACTTCCCCGAAGAGTATCGCAATGATGACAATATCGTGAAAGGTTGTCAATCCAAGGTTTGGCTTTTTGCCAAGCTAGAGGATGGCAAAGTCGAGTACGTGGCTGATAGCAATACTGCCATTACCAAGGGCTTGGTGAGCTTGTTGACTACCATATTATCTGGACAGACACCAGATGATATTTTGAATGCTGATCTGTTTTTCAAAGA is part of the Reichenbachiella agarivorans genome and harbors:
- a CDS encoding cysteine desulfurase, which encodes MVETALNIEEIRKEFPILHQQVNGKPLVYFDNAATSQKPQSVIDALTHYYNTDNANIHRGIHTLAERSTTAFENTRKAVAKFLNSREVEEIIFTKGTTEGINLVAATFGRKFIKDGDEIIISALEHHSNIVPWQILCEENGCTLKVIPVNDKGELLMDEYDKLLSDKTKLVSVNYISNALGTINPVKEIIDKAHKVGAKVLIDAAQAAPHATLDVQALDCDFLAFSAHKVYGPTGVGALYGKRDLLEAMPPYQGGGEMIKDVSFSGTTYNDIPYKFEAGTPNIGEVIALKAALDFVNELGLENIAAYEHELLEYANELLADVDGFIPVGTADNKASVISFLIEGVHPFDLGQILDAKGIAVRTGHHCAQPLMERFQIEGTVRASFSVYNTKEEIKYFVEALKAAIKMFK
- a CDS encoding SufE family protein, whose protein sequence is MATINAIQESIIEDFGMLDGDMEMTIGYIMELGAKLPDFPEEYRNDDNIVKGCQSKVWLFAKLEDGKVEYVADSNTAITKGLVSLLTTILSGQTPDDILNADLFFKERIGMNRFIGTQRSNGFGAMIKQMQLYALALKSKIEA